In Mesorhizobium sp. M9A.F.Ca.ET.002.03.1.2, the DNA window CGACCACCGCATTGAGGCCGGAAAGGTCCTTGCCGCGCACGCGCTCGATCAGCAGCATCGAGCCGGCCGGCGTGCAAGGCACGAAGGCCGTCTCCAATTCGCCGGTGCCGAGCTTGCCGACATTGATGAAGTGGAAGCCGTCGACGTCCTTTTGCGGTGCTATTGCCTGGATGATCTTGCCCGCATCGACATGGCCAGGCAGTGGAAGCTGCACCAGGATGCCGTTGATGGCCGGATCGGCGTTGAGTTCGCCGATGACATCAAGCAGTTCCTGTTCGGAGGTTTCGGCCGGCAGCGTGTGCTGGACCGAATGAAAGCCGCATTCCTTGGCGGTGCGGGATTTGGAAGCGACGTAGACCTGGCTCGCCGGATCCTCGCCGACGATGACCACCGCGAGACCAGGCTTCAGCGCGCCCTTTTCCAACAGTTCGGCCGTCAAGGCCTTGACCCGCCGCACCACGTCTTCGGCGACTTTTTTTCCGTCAATCACTTCGGCCATGAACCACCCTCAACACCGTTCCGTCCAAAGAGCGTCGCGTCTGAAAGGACTGATGCGGCGCGCATTGGAGCTTTATCCTAGACATGTCGTCGTCCCAACCGCCGCGCACCCTGGGTCAGACCCGAGGGGAGGCTTTTGGGTGACATCAAGCGCGGCATTTTCACGAAAATTCGACCGGGCAATCCCGTCAAAGCGCCGTCTCATGCCGTTAACTCGAAACCGATGGCTTTTATTCTATCCGGCTATCAGAAATAGCGGCGCGATCGGCTTTCGGTGAGTTCGCGAACCGCTTCGCGGAATTCGCGCAGGCTGGCTCGGATTTCCTCGATCGAGTTTTTTTGTTCAGCGGCTTCCGAAGCCTGGTTTGCGTCGGCCGATGAGGCCGGAGGATAGACCGACTGCTGCTGTGGATAAGATACATGTCCGGCATGGGGCGCCATGGCCGGCGGATAGGGATAGCCGGCAGGCGGCGGCTGCATCTGCGAGGGATAGCCCATAGTTGGTTGCGTATAGGGGTACGCCTGCATGTGCGGGGCCGGGTACATCGCCTGCTGCGGACCATAGACGCCCTGCTGGAGTTGCGGCTGCCTGTAGCCGGCAGGCGCTGTCCGACGCGGCGCGAAGGGAGGCGACGGCTCGGGATAGGCCGCCGGATCCCGCTCCGCGCTTTCGGCGGTTGCCAGTGAGCCACTGGCCGGTGAGCTTGTGGAATGCGTGTTGGCAGAGTCTTGCCGGGCCTTGCGCGGCATGATCCTGCCCACGGCCGAGAGCAGCGCGCCGAGCGGACCTGGACGCCTGGTGGTGGCCTCGACCGGCGAAACGGGCGGCGGCGACGCCTGGTATGCCTTGTCTTCAATGGGCGCCCGGCGCTCTTGCATCCCGCGGCGCGAGCGCGAATTGGCGGTCTCACGCAGGCTCTCATAGGCGCCGCGCGTGGCGCCGATACCAACACCGGAAGCCAGGCCAGCCAGCAGGCCGGCAAGCGTTATCACAGCGCGCGACGGTCCGATCGGCTCGAGCGGGGCGAAGGCCTTGGAGATGACATTGATGTTGGCCGTGTTGATGTCCTTCTGCTCGCCGGTCTCCTTGGCGCGCAGAAGGTATTGTTCGTAGACGGAGCGCTTGGCGGTGGCGTCGCGCTCCAGTTCGCGCAAGGTGACCAAATCGCTGTTGACGTCGCCGCTGCGGACCTTCAATTGCGCCAGGCGGGAGGCCAGATCCTGTTCGAGCTGCACGGCACGTTTCAGGTCGACCTGCAGCGACGAAGCAATGCGGCGCAGTTCCGCGGCGATGCGCTCGCGCGCTCCGGCAAGCTGGGCATTGAGCGCCTGGAGCTCGGGATGGCGCGGCCCGAACCGGATCGCGGCGCGGTCGGCCTCCTGCTTGAGCGTCGCATATTGCGATTGCAATTCGCTCATGGTGTTGGAGTTGATCTCTTCCGGCAAGGTGCCGCTCAGAACCGAATTCACGTCGATCGAGCGCGCCGACGCCGCGCGGGCGTTAAGCTCCAGCGTGCGGGCGCGGGCGATGGCAAGCTGCTGGTTGAGCTTGAGCATCTCATCGTCGCTGATCAGATGGCCTTGCGCGTCGACGAGGTCATGCGTGGCCCTGAAATCCTCGACCTTGCGCTCGGCCGCTTCGACGCCCTTGCGCAGCTCGTCGAGCCTGCCCGTCAGTTCGCTGGTCGCGCGGCCGGCGGTGTCGGACTGGATCTGACCGAAAGTCTGCAGGAAAACGTCCGTCATCGTATTGGCGATGAGTGCCGACTTCTCGCCATTTTGCGTGGTGGCGCTGACGGAGATGACGAAGGTCTTGCCGCCGCGCTCGACCGAAAGGCTCTCGGCCAGATTGCCGACGGCCAGCGCACGGCGGCGGCCCTCATCGGCACCCGGCCCGTCATTGCGCGACAGGACCGACCGGATGAACTCCATGACGCCCAGGCCACTGGTACCTTGCCCGTTGAACTCCGGATCGCCGACGAGATTGAGCTTGTCCACGACCTTGTTGAGAACGGTGCCGGAGGTCAGCACGCGAACCTGGTTTTCGACG includes these proteins:
- a CDS encoding GumC family protein, which encodes MVDRQNREDWKRERSLLALGQAIRGEEEPSLVSIGDRADPSWREDAATRHRLARLRREARANPELSAAPEFPASDETSQSQADHASASAARVPLEADGDEAGYADTSPREEPVAGLSEDRRSDADTRFAAFDSRYAAFDPRHATSDARYAAFDPRYAGDGQRSPREDDDGQEWKPLIDPMQVVRGIARSKLLIVATTVLGTALGVAIALSTPKKYEATAELIVDPRDLKLTDRDLTQSVVASDATLAIVENQVRVLTSGTVLNKVVDKLNLVGDPEFNGQGTSGLGVMEFIRSVLSRNDGPGADEGRRRALAVGNLAESLSVERGGKTFVISVSATTQNGEKSALIANTMTDVFLQTFGQIQSDTAGRATSELTGRLDELRKGVEAAERKVEDFRATHDLVDAQGHLISDDEMLKLNQQLAIARARTLELNARAASARSIDVNSVLSGTLPEEINSNTMSELQSQYATLKQEADRAAIRFGPRHPELQALNAQLAGARERIAAELRRIASSLQVDLKRAVQLEQDLASRLAQLKVRSGDVNSDLVTLRELERDATAKRSVYEQYLLRAKETGEQKDINTANINVISKAFAPLEPIGPSRAVITLAGLLAGLASGVGIGATRGAYESLRETANSRSRRGMQERRAPIEDKAYQASPPPVSPVEATTRRPGPLGALLSAVGRIMPRKARQDSANTHSTSSPASGSLATAESAERDPAAYPEPSPPFAPRRTAPAGYRQPQLQQGVYGPQQAMYPAPHMQAYPYTQPTMGYPSQMQPPPAGYPYPPAMAPHAGHVSYPQQQSVYPPASSADANQASEAAEQKNSIEEIRASLREFREAVRELTESRSRRYF
- the folD gene encoding bifunctional methylenetetrahydrofolate dehydrogenase/methenyltetrahydrofolate cyclohydrolase FolD; its protein translation is MAEVIDGKKVAEDVVRRVKALTAELLEKGALKPGLAVVIVGEDPASQVYVASKSRTAKECGFHSVQHTLPAETSEQELLDVIGELNADPAINGILVQLPLPGHVDAGKIIQAIAPQKDVDGFHFINVGKLGTGELETAFVPCTPAGSMLLIERVRGKDLSGLNAVVVGRSNIVGKPMANLLLAANCTVTIAHSRTKDLASLARTADILVAAVGRPEMVRGDWVKSGATVIDVGINRIAAPERGEGKTRLVGDVAYAEAAKTAGAITPVPGGVGPMTIAMLMANTLASAYLAAGLKRPSF